One part of the Streptobacillus ratti genome encodes these proteins:
- a CDS encoding adenylate/guanylate cyclase domain-containing protein, with amino-acid sequence TSLSEGVTPRGLVKIMNLYLSTMSAPVHTHRGIIDKYIGDAIMAYWGAPFVEEAEQTHLAALAAIDMIGQVNQLRK; translated from the coding sequence TCACCAGCCTGAGCGAAGGCGTGACGCCGCGCGGCCTGGTCAAGATCATGAACCTCTATTTGTCGACGATGTCGGCGCCGGTCCACACCCATCGCGGCATCATCGACAAGTATATCGGCGACGCCATCATGGCCTATTGGGGGGCGCCCTTCGTCGAGGAGGCCGAGCAGACCCATCTGGCTGCGCTTGCCGCCATCGACATGATCGGCCAGGTCAACCAGCTCCGCAAGGA